A genomic window from Silene latifolia isolate original U9 population chromosome 11, ASM4854445v1, whole genome shotgun sequence includes:
- the LOC141614142 gene encoding uncharacterized protein LOC141614142 gives MERIRFSNPCRQVVEKVRRVSRDVSTDTKSPISYSSPEEFADDYTASAKRVMEDMVVLDEKYAVGLQCFPGEECVKQAHSATEFVYLTYGGGTEDMSCAPPWESSTLDEDEQFIAVANAAEKAYKLKLARANHREQCAKWRNSSVTVTCEFSFDLGLKKDFAESEARLAAAKGVNWDRPVTGESSSATKRVHFMASPYYIPLSSNKQQSSRFDPLFSAIQDDTNVLTPLTAVHLQVADYVFSDRGTNNRRSR, from the exons ATGGAAAGAATTAGATTTTCTAATCCATGTAGACAAGTGGTTGAAAAAGTGCGGAGAGTGTCGAGGGATGTTAGTACCGATACAAAATCTCCAATTTCGTACTCGTCTCCGGAG GAGTTTGCAGACGACTACACTGCTTCAGCAAAGAGAGTCATGGAAGATATGGTTGTGTTAGATGAGAAATACGCGGTTGGTTTGCAATGTTTCCCAGGTGAAGAATGTGTCAAACAGGCCCATTCAGCAACTGAATTTGtatatttgacatatggtggtggtaCCGAAGATATGTCGTGTGCACCGCCGTGGGAATCCAGCACACTAGATGAGGATGAACAGTTTATTGCTGTAGCAAATGCAGCTGAGAAAGCGTACAAATTGAAACTTGCTCGTGCTAATCACAGAGAACAATGTGCTAAGTGGAGAAATTCATCTGTAACTGTCACTTGTGAATTTTCGTTCGATTTAGGGTTGAAGAAAGACTTTGCTGAGAGTGAGGCAAGGTTAGCCGCAGCTAAAGGGGTTAACTGGGATCGCCCTGTCACTGGTGAATCTTCTTCAGCTACCAAAAGGGTTCATTTCATGGCAAGTCCTTATTATATACCTCTATCCAGCAATAAGCAACAATCATCTCGTTTTGATCCGTTGTTTTCTGCTATCCAAGATGACACCAATGTGTTAACACCTCTTACTGCGGTGCACCTTCAAGTGGCTGATTATGTTTTCAGTGACCGGGGCACTAACAATCGTCGTTCCAGGTAA